One stretch of Oncorhynchus clarkii lewisi isolate Uvic-CL-2024 chromosome 3, UVic_Ocla_1.0, whole genome shotgun sequence DNA includes these proteins:
- the LOC139406185 gene encoding probable N-acetyltransferase 14 gives MVKLELDQVVMRRMREDDIETVKAIIKEGCQGTENRLILHILTCPVCLLLLATVSSVLRCFLHSFILALIIPIFLLIIYLKFTMPRSTGVLGTSRPYWDYVGSSYRGAQDETLPNPYSRISGKPPTAKGKARRKTKPKAEDKDKDSSPEIVDVEREKAAGQVWVADCEGEIVGCVSREGDCCLGMRRFCRVVVGCWYRREGLGRLLVQSLEQRRQCGK, from the exons ATGGTAAAGCTGGAGCTAGATCAGGTGGtaatgaggaggatgagggaggatgacATCGAGACTgtcaaagctatcatcaag gaGGGTTGTCAGGGAACAGAAAACCGTCTGATCCTCCACATCCTGACATGTCCTGTCTGCCTCCTACTCCTGGCCACCGTCTCTTCTGTCCTCCGCtgcttccttcactccttcatcCTGGCCCTCATCATCCCTATCTTCCTGCTCATCATCTACCTCAAGTTCACCATGCCACGCTCCACCGGAGTGCTGGGCACCAGCCGGCCCTACTGGGACTATGTGGGGAGCAGTTACCGAGGGGCGCAGGACGAGACCCTTCCCAACCCCTATAGCAGGATCAGTGGGAAACCCCCAACGGCTAAA GGCAAGGCCAGACGGAAGACCAAACCCAAGGCAGAGGACAAGGACAAAGACTCGTCTCCTGAGATCGTAGacgtggagagggagaaggcagcAGGGCAGGTGTGGGTGGCGGACTGTGAGGGGGAGATCGTGGGCTGTGTGTCCAgggagggtgactgttgtctggGGATGAGGAGGTTCTGCAGGGTGGTGGTGGGCTGCTGGTACCGCCGGGAGGGCCTCGGCAGGCTGCTGGTTCAGAGTCTGGAGCAACGAAGGCAATGTGGAAAATAA
- the LOC139384903 gene encoding zinc finger protein 62 homolog, translated as MKPGKKRRSSTNNNTHTYINTKHTTFYSLIVSCLNMANSVATLVVQAELLPPQSSSSLSPFPSLQGSGEGEEDRERGEEVDVEKGMVEGNEDIVLTRVGVQRVTSSVLAVPHLQEHPEHPFQCLDCGKSFKWSSRLAHHQRSHNNERPYRCNLCPKAFKGSSALLYHQRSHSGEKPYKCDDCDKAFKRSSLLQVHRSVHTGLRTFQCPYCPLTFKWSSHYQYHLRQHTGECPYPCDSCPKAFKNSSSLRRHKNVHLGLKPYVCTVCTKAFTQSTNLRQHMRIHTGERPYICGECGRSFTHSSNLALHRNSQSHTGEGKGGETGGDKMGDEIQEVIVGEDMTSQMLTDMGFVSQEATVGLGVGEVFLSSGHLLPHLTLTPTQGGVCTSRAIGTEVHMSTESGASVLLYSCGSCSQTFSTRTELEDHQAMHLGPGEEGGSGVGEGGEGGVGHLLADFEEVVETTAAAENGHTTAELLGLTGGVDGGNMATTQAQFDLLQSFTVGTQIPTDSVETAGNTTGTGTGTECAYCGKSFKTSGGLNRHLAQVHSLSPSQSRSQFSCSACDRSFTLLSSLLTHQHSHTPEQRLLAEAEAEIVCPASLSLSLPLPSSPSQGDQHQDTQGDIHVRLMAVTEEGDREVVKASSRAVVKGQRRGAASKTAGGNNERPYRCSECGKAFKGSSGLRYHMRDHTGERPYRCTECGKSFKRSSLLSIHQRVHTGVRAFQCPYCQLTFKWSSHYQYHLRQHTGERPYVCQECGKSFKNSSCLRRHSQLHSGLRPHICPICSKSFSQTSNLKQHERTHSGERPFQCAQCHKSFTHSSNLQLHLRTHSSRKDYKCPFCGKEFVMQSYLQRHMRTHGNGAEAGDAGVGGKEGGRAGKGGGGVTTTTTLLNPITLETTGNSGSLIVSQPALDIPPNTSQNYFMIQTANGLQLIPLSAPAPPPPPPPPPQTQYILLQCPSTNGSQPSLILVPTTATNPQPTLEPQGLPLVQTVLNPAQTQMQHFQTISQQQQQPRFIITTNNNNVNNPPIAKTTTPSLNSMLNKPILGKSTRTARSRRGRKPKAAVGRHTTSLVATTTTSVTMTTAPVSQLGDVIAVSSCNVTSVTPATVTAANTMTSSLPSSLPAKSQSLFSPPTASVSVSTPSSSSSVTVTSGPLKVATVNSVTTVTPSSLPSDPVAWVEERQTTPELGKSTEQDMRGEQYVLCFQKEGGKKEEVKIGGEGGGSYVLQFEGEGSGEGGQGGMGREGDGESYVLRFQTEGEREREREGQREGGKEKGGLVSLNLLQEWGGVREGERQVGEDGGEGESFVLHFQTEPQSEERTTSDRGYPEGPSNSLELSCPPPQALMPLNRQEVVFELGDENKMVGQGSGESVQMIALIQGEGGGEGEGGSYSGAGGAVGEGRVPMEGIFQLEGGEGIVIIEVSTSSLREGGMDRGEGGVTVDRSEAKGGSGITERPEKDRNSAECIEIETGANEGENTATNGPTPNSQFS; from the exons ATGAAACCAGGAAAGAAGAGACGCAGCTCCACCAACAATAATACACACACTTACATTAATACCAAACATACAACCTTTTATTCCCTAATCGTGTCTTGTCTCAACATGGCAAACTCAGTGGCCACTCTAGTGGTCCAAGCGGAACTATTACCCCCTCAatcgtcctcctccctctctcccttcccatcGTTGCAGGGAtcaggagaaggggaggaggacagggaaagGGGGGAAGAAGTGGATGTGGAGAAAGGGATGGTGGAGGGGAATGAGGATATAGTGCTAACCAGGGTAGGGGTGCAGAGGGTGACGTCATCGGTCCTGGCTGTGCCCCATCTCCAGGAGCACCCTGAGCACCCGTTCCAGTGCCTGGACTGTGGCAAGAGCTTCAAGTGGTCTTCAAGGCTGGCCCACCACCAGCGCAGCCACAACAACGAGAGACCCTACCGCTGTAACCTCTGCCCCAAGGCCTTCAAGGGCTCCTCCGCACTCCTGTACCACCAGAG GTCTCATTCAGGGGAGAAGCCCTATAAGTGTGACGACTGTGACAAAGCCTTCAAACGTTCCTCTCTGCTCCAG GTCCATCGTAGCGTCCACACAGGCCTGCGGACCTTCCAGTGCCCCTACTGCCCGCTCACCTTCAAGTGGAGCTCCCACTACCAGTACCACCTGCGCCAGCACACGGGCGAGTGCCCCTACCCCTGCGACAGCTGCCCCAAGGCCTTCAAGAACTCCAGCAGCCTGCGCCGACACAAGAACGTTCACCTGGGTCTGAAACCCTACGTGTGCACCGTGTGTACCAAGGCCTTCACCCAGTCCACCAACCTCAGACAACACatgagaatccacacaggagagaggcccTACATCTGTGGAGAGTGTGGACGCAGTTTCACACACTCGTCCAATCTGGCCCTGCACCGGAATTCTCAAAGTCACACTGGTGAAGGAAaggggggggagacagggggagacaagaTGGGGGATGAGATACAGGAAGTGATAGTGGGGGAGGACATGACATCACAAATGTTGACGGACATGGGCTTTGTGAGCCAGGAGGCCACGGTGGGGTTGGGGGTTGGGGAGGTGTTCCTATCGTCAGGTCACCTCCTGCCCCATCTCACCCTCACCCCCACCCAGGGGGGCGTGTGCACATCCAGGGCCATCGGGACAGAAGTGCACATGAGCACGGAGTCGGGCGCCAGCGTGCTGCTGTACAGCTGTGGCAGCTGTAGTCAGACATTCAGCACACGGACAGAGCTAGAGGACCACCAGGCCATGCACCTGGGCCCCGGGGAGGAGGGGGGCAgcggggtgggggaggggggagagggaggggtggggcaTCTGCTGGCTGACtttgaggaggtggtggagacgACGGCAGCAGCAGAGAACGGTCACACTACTGCTGAACTACTGGGACTGACTGGGGGAGTGGACGGAGGG AATATGGCGACTACCCAGGCCCAGTTTGACCTGCTGCAGAGCTTCACAGTGGGGACTCAGATCCCCACAGACAGCGTGGAGACAGCGGGTAACACCACAGGTACAGGGACGGGCACAGAGTGTGCCtactgtgggaagagcttcaagaCCAGCGGAGGGCTCAACAGACACCTGGCACAG gtccactccctctctccctcccagtctcgcTCCCAGTTCAGCTGCTCTGCATGCGACCgctccttcaccctcctctcttccctgctcACCCACCAGCACTCCCACACCCCTGAGCAGCGCCTCCTGGCCGAGGCTGAGGCGGAGATCGTCTGCCCCGCGTCCCTGTCCCTTTCCCTGCCCCTGCCCTCCTCCCCCAGCCAGGGGGACCAGCACCAGGACACCCAGGGGGACATCCACGTCCGCCTGATGGCTGTGACCgaggagggggacagggaggTGGTGAAGGCATCCAGCAGAGCAGTGGTCAAGggccagaggagaggagcagcTAGTAAGACCGCTGGGGGGAACAATG AGAGGCCGTACCGTTGCTCTGAGTGTGGGAAGGCCTTCAAGGGCTCATCAGGTCtgaggtaccacatgagggaccacacaggagagagaccctACCGCTGCACAGAGTGTGGCAAGAGCTTCAAGAGGTCCTCACTGCTCTCCATACACCAGAGG gtGCATACAGGTGTGCGAGCGTTCCAGTGCCCCTACTGCCAGCTCACCTTCAAGTGGAGCTCCCACTACCAGTACCACCTGCGCCAGCACACGGGCGAGCGGCCCTACGTGTGTCAGGAGTGTGGAAAGTCCTTCAAAAACAGCAGCTGTCTGAGGAGACACAGTCAGCTCCACTCTGGCCTGCGCCCTCACATCTGTCCCATCTGCTCCAAGTCCTTCTCACAGACCTCCAACCTCAAACAG cacGAACGCACCCACTCAGGCGAGCGGCCCTTCCAGTGTGCCCAATGTCACAAGAGcttcacccactcctccaatctCCAGCTCCACCTGAGAACCCACTCCTCCAGGAAGGACTACAAGTGTCCCTTCTGTGGGAAGGAGTTTGTCATGCAGTCCTACTTGCAGAGGCACATGAGGACCCATGGGAACGGGGCTGAGGCCGGGGACGCTGGGgtgggggggaaagagggaggcaggGCAGGTAAAGGGGGTGGAGGGGTgacaaccaccaccaccttacTAAACCCCATCACCCTAGAGACCACAGGGAACTCTGGGTCTCTGATCGTGTCTCAGCCTGCGCTGGACATTCCCCCCAACACCTCCCAGAACTACTTCATGATCCAGACAGCAAATGGGCTTCAGCTCATCCCCCTGTCTGCCCccgccccccctcctccccctccgcCTCCCCCCCAGACACAGTACATCCTCCTACAATGCCCCTCCACCAATGGGAGCCAGCCCAGCCTGATTCTCGTCCCCACCACAGCGACCAATCCCCAGCCCACCCTGGAGCCCCAGGGCCTCCCATTGGTCCAGACAGTTCTAAACCCTGCCCAAACCCAGATGCAACATTTCCAGACCATAtcccaacaacaacagcagcccaggttcatcatcaccaccaacaacaacaatgtAAACAACCCTCCCATTGCTAAGACAACAACTCCCTCCCTGAACTCTATGCTGAACAAGCCCATTTTAGGGAAAAGTACCCGGACAGCCAGGTCCAGGAGAGGACGGAAACCCAAAGCCGCTGTAGGTCGGCATACTACCTCCTTGGTTGCTACGACAACCACCTCTGTCACAATGACAACAGCCCCCGTCAGTCAGTTGGGGGATGTAATAGCTGTGTCTAGCTGTAATGTAACTAGTGTCACTCcagctactgttactgctgccaACACTATGACATCATCATTGCCATCGTCTTTACCCGCCAAGTCACAAAGTCTTTTCTCACCACCAACagcctctgtctctgtttctaccccctcctcctcttcctctgtcactGTTACCTCAGGACCCCTAAAGGTTGCCACAGTTAACTCAGTTACCACGGTTACCCCGTCCTCCCTGCCGTCTGACCCTGTGGCCTGGGTTGAGGAACGCCAAACCACCCCAGAGTTGGGCAAGTCCACTGAGCAGGACATGAGAGGGGAACAGTATGTCCTCTGCTTCCAGAAAGAAggagggaagaaggaagaggtaaagataggaggagagggaggagggtccTACGTGTTGCAGTTTGAAGGGGAGGGGTCCGGGGAGGGGGGACAAGGaggaatgggcagagagggggatggggagtcATACGTGCTGCGCTttcagactgagggagagagagaaagagagagagaaggacaaagagagggagggaaggagaaaggaggCCTGGTGTCACTGAACCTGCTACAGGAATggggaggagtgagggaaggagaaagacaaGTAGGGGAGGATGGTGGCGAGGGAGAGTCCTTTGTGCTTCACTTCCAAACAGAGCCGCAGAGCGAAGAACGGACCACTTCTGACCGTGGCTATCCAGAAGGCCCCAGCAACAGCCTGGAACTTTCCTGCCCGCCTCCCCAGGCCTTAATGCCTCTGAATAGGCAGGAGGTGGTGTTTGAGCTGGGGGATGAGAACAAGATGGTGGGCCAGGGGTCTGGAGAGAGTGTGCAGATGATAGCCCTGATCCAAGGTgaagggggtggggagggagaagggggcaGTTACAGTGGGGCAGGGGGGGCAGTAGGGGAGGGAAGGGTGCCAATGGAGGGCATCTTTcagctggagggaggagaggggatcgTCATAATTGAGGTTAGCACCAGCAGTCTAAGAGAAGGGGGGATGgacagaggggaaggaggagtaACTGTAGACAGGAGTGAAGCAAAAGGAGGGAGTGGAATAACTGAGAGGCCTGAAAAAGACAGGAACTCAGCGGAATGCATTGAAATAGAGACTGGAGCGAATGAAGGAGAAAACACAGCTACGAATGGCCCTACACCTAACTCTCAGTTctcttaa
- the LOC139389238 gene encoding interleukin-11-like: MKLLVDSSSSLLLSLLLAQLPLFTSAVPAPYRRPNVVHELDRLANQTKNLRQITADLLKEHAFETDPEQHRFKSLPLMNNRASDINSLEMRPTLSQLHADLKSFEHHFAWLSRASRKHHHPALPKLGQMMSLIKSLTSMLEHQMMRVDAQRLSPPSPSMPPPPPSQFDVLQSSQELLLQFRLFCDWAQRVFSVLSTKSKMSAVQ, encoded by the exons ATGAAAT TGCTTgtcgactcctcctcctctctgttgctctcgcTGCTATTGGCCCAGCTTCCTTTATTTACGTCTGCCGTCCCCGCCCCCTACCGGAGGCCGAACGTCGTGCACGAACTGGATAGATTGGCCAATCAGACGAAAAATCTGAGGCAGATCACAGCAGATCTATTG AAGGAACATGCGTTCGAGACAGACCCAGAACAGCATAGATTTAAGTCCCTGCCACTAATGAACAACAGGGCCAGTGACATCAACTCCCTTGAG atgagacccactctctctcagctccacGCGGACTTGAAGTCGTTTGAGCACCACTTTGCCTGGTTGAGCAGAGCATCAAGGAAACACCACCACCCTGCTCTCCCTAAACTGGGACAGATGATGTCACTCATCAAGTCTCTCACCAGCATGCTAGAGCATCAG ATGATGAGAGTTGATGCTCagcgtctctctcctccctctccctcgatGCCGCCTCCACCCCCCTCCCAGTTTGATGTGTTACAGTCTTCCCAGGAGCTGCTACTACAGTTCAGACTCTTCTGTGATTGGGCCCAACGAGTGTTCTCAGTGCTCAGTACAAAGTCCAAAATGTCTGCAGTACAATGA